From the genome of Seriola aureovittata isolate HTS-2021-v1 ecotype China chromosome 18, ASM2101889v1, whole genome shotgun sequence:
tcttgGAGATAAAAGTGGTGTGCGGTTTCGCTATAAGCCTAAGATTTAtggttttgttaaaaaaaagtaatcaaataaaattttaaCAATCAGTTCCAAAGGCAATTGGAAGCCCGCCTGATGACAATGACTTGTGAGGTAAGATGTTCAAATCCTGGCAGCAGAAGTTTGAAAAAGCTGCATAGAGGAAAGATATGTTGACTGATGAAAGCAGGGTGCTGGATTttaaacactgatgatgatgggatgcactgtaaacagaccaCATTTCATACACATCCGACCTGTAAAGCGATAACTGGTGTCATTTCTTTACCACTGAGTTTATTGTAATCGTTCAGTCCATTTGCTGGCACTGTTCACATGAGGCATCAAGAAGTGAACATTTTTCTCTAACCACTTTGCTGATCAAATAAATTCAAAGACTGaattgcaaatgaaaatgtggaatgCAGAAATTGCATTAGTCTTTTTAAATGAACCCCCCACATTAAGAGCTACTAAAGACATACTCTGGAGGAATGGACTTGCTTGCAAATGTCGttctgaaaaaaaagtcaaaggcTTGCTTTCATCAGTCAGGCCACTGAAGGTATATAGCTGACATTACTTTGAGGCACTAGGTTACCTCATTAACCACATaatctacagtagctgtgtagtGTACATCCTAACAGGTCTCCTCCAGATTTTTAATTGGATATAAAGCTTAAGATTTGAAACTCTTACATTTTGTAGTaagaaattacacaaacattttatggCCACACAGCATCAGAGCAACATTGATGATTTTGCACATTGTAAAGGTTCTCCCTTTGGTTTCTAACTTTAGAGGACAGTGCTgagtgttattattatattcacaAATCTGTTCTGGGGCACAGAAATGGTTATTATATAGTGTCCCATCCTCAAAGCATCTGGTGCAGAGAAATAACAggctaaaattataaatatttaagtcATTATAGAAGTCTATTGGGGACTTTCTTAAGAAAATCatgtaaacttgaaaatgaaagtaattcCATCATAGCAATGTAATATTTCACACATGTACGTGTTCAAGGATTACACTGGACTTTTACTTTATGAATGTGAGaaaaagcaggagaagcagtcAGCAGGTTCCATTTCAAAGTATTTAATCTTTTGCTTGCAGCCAGTCAGGTGTGAGTGGCTACAGTTGAGTGTTTATATATCTCCAAATGAAAGAAAGCGCACACACAGATTATACCATATTATCTTGAATGAAGCAACAAACAATTCTAAATCAACATCAGTACATCAATACATTCTCACTCTAAATATATAATCATGTGAGAACTAACAAAGGAGATTACATGAACTacttaacaacaaaataaacatgatctGAGGgaatacaatgaaataaactcACTCGACACACTCAGGAACAACGGTGAAATGATAGAGGGAAGCGGCTCAGGTGAAGGGCGAACAGAGAAGGAGCTcaggacacagaacaaagaacacTCAAGGCACCTGTGTGAGCCGCCCAGGTAGCACAcctgctctcctgctgctcaTCAGTCCAGCAAagcagagaaaattaaaaaagaaaatgcagtaatacaatttgcattttcattttcacatactcATGTGGGCGTTCTATGaccacatgaaaatgaaaattgaaaagctCATCTTACTTCACCCGGTGAAGTTTGTATGTTTTATCGTCTTTATGTACATctgatttctctttttgctATTTTTAGTTCTTTCTTTCACCTGACCGTTTCATTGCTTTCTGTTCAGTAACACATTTTCTGTGGTTGGGAGCtttattgtctgtgtgtgacagaaagatAATTGATGCCAAGCTCCTGAGTTTCAGTCTCACCTCTGACAGATCTTAAAAATTCTCAAACCTTTCATCACTGAACTGTTCATGACATGATGGAGGAATTTCTCAAGGCTAAAATTATACTCACTTCACTATTTTCCActcatttctctgtgtctgcttctgtaatatttacagtaattaaaaaaataataataattttttttaaaaattaaaaaatgaggAGTTTGAGTGTGATTATGCAGAAAGCCACAGGTAGTCCCTGCAGAAAGTCAAAATTGCACAAACCACAGGTTTGTTTCAATACTGTCTGCATGTGGCCACGAGGTGGGGCTAAGTAATGGTATAATTGCACTATGATGAAACCACCAAAAAAATGTGCTTTGTCCCAGTTTATTGCTTGTTAAATTTCTGGCTCTCACCACTCTGTTTCCTTATTGTAGGAGCCAGATGACCCTGCACCCTGTGAACAAAAGACCACCCCAACATAAACTGGTCTCCTAACAGGGACCAGCCAGGAACAACCAAAACTGAGCTTTTGTAAGAGTCATCGCCTGAtctgacatgaaataaaagttattttcatgTAGCCATACATTTCCGGTTACTCTACAACTAGATTGCGgtctgtgatttgtgtgtgtgtgtgtgtgtgtttgtgtgtgtgtgtgtatgtgtgtgtgtgtgtgtgtgtgtgtgtgtgtgtgtgtgtgtgcgagtcaGCTCCCTGTGAGTTCACTGGGTGAAAAAGTGAGTGGCAAAGAGAGGAAACGTGAGGAGTAATAGGATAGAGGACGTGTGTCTCGTTTCCATTTTCCCCTGAAGGTACAGGCAGGTTGAGACGACCACACCACTGACGCTTACAAAGGAAAGACACACCCCTCTCTCTGGCATGTTAATAGCTTTATGTTTCACCCAGATCATATATAGTGTCGAGGCTCATTCATTCAAAGCAAAGGATTTACCAGTCCTTCCATGCTCTATGGGCTTGTTATATTTCTATTGTTTAGAGGGTAAAAACTATAATCACAAAACATTCCTGCTTTGTAATTTCAAGCTGAGTCATCAGTCATCACTGGTAGGAAAATCACTGCAAATGGAATTACTGGGATTACATCATGTTGGAAAATTATCTCTTCTCGCCAAATACAAATCAaacaggagagagtgaaagaacTGAGCAACAGATGACGTAAAACATGGGAAAACAGAACGTTTCACTCATAACGCAGCAAGTGATTTGAACcggttaacacacacacacacaccacaccataCGTACTGTAATCGTGTTCAGTGTGAATGCATGACTGAGCCCCCTAAGGTCTCTCAGTACGTCTATAATGTTCCCCAGCCCCATCAATCCCCACAGGATACAACAGAGAACACAGCACAGTCGAAAGGTCTTACATAATAGGTAAAGGAATGCTGGAGCTTTGCCGCAGACTTCTGGATcgtctcactctcacacacaaagtGGGGCCCGTTCCCCTTCACACTGGAACACGCTGTCTTTGCACAAGCAGGCAAAGTCAACAATGATCCCATGAATAAATCACTGAATTGAGAAACCATTAAGTACAGCATGGCACAGCTTGgttgtggtttgttttattgCCTACAAAAAGTGTGTCCAGTGAGTCAAAAACATCACTATGTACAATAAACTGAAGAATAAATTATTATTGCAATActttaaaaaaggttttgaaatgtgttttcacagaTAAAATTAAATACTAGACATCAGAACACCTACTCCACTgctttttatgttctttttttccctgcaaGTTGTTGTAAAGATTCATTTCTCAGTCCTAaacctctttcttcttccttaGGAACTTGAGAGACAGTTTTGACTCTCACagtaaaaatatacaaatattccACTGGAGCAGTATTAAAATCTTATAACACATCATCAGTCATCATGCCGGGATCCACTTTATGCTTTTGTTGAAGGTAGCATGCAAACAAATGTTAACACAACAGATGGAGTATCCACACAGGAAACCACAGTGGATACAACACCACATGAATGGTGGTCCGTGTTGTGTGTAAACACAAAAAGGGGGCAGGcattaacatactgtacagtgcaGTTCTGGAAAATGTTCCCGTGGCTCCAGGCAAATGTCTACaactgtcagtcagtgagttTCTAAGTCCAAccttcatttgcattttaaatacaCCAGTAAAAGTACAGTACAAATTGGCAACTTCAATTAACTTTTAAGACATCGTcacatttgtaaataaaacaatagaaaatacTGACAAACTCTCACAACACCCTGCGGCGGTGTAATCGCACACCTTGGCAGTATATTGCACTCCCACTGACATTCTTGTCTCTCACGCTCTCCCTCCCTGGAGGCTTCTCACTATCTTCctcttgctttttttctgacacAGGTCGCAAATTGTAACAGACACCTTTACGAGCCAGAAGACTTCAGTCCCTCATCTCTGGATATTTAGGCGTACGCCGCGACTGCCATGAGAATCTGCACAGCCATGGAGACGCACGGTATCTGCGCTACGGTGTAGGCCAGAGAGCGGGTGGGCGCTCGAAGGGCCAACAAGTAGGCGACGGTGTGCAGCACGCGGCCCAGGAAGAAGACGAGGAAGTGGAGGCGGGCGACAGGAAGCGAAGGTCCAGTCAGGGAGTAGATGGCACcaaggaagaggaaggggaagATGTTCTCCATGTCGTTAATGTGAGCTCTGTCGGAGAGAGGAGATTCAGTCACACTCACGTACAGCGTCTGACCTCggacacacacatctgcttcTCATAGCCTGTAATGTTGTGACTCAGTGAAGTGATGACACTCTATAAGACATTCCGGTCGTCTGAAGGGTGACAGGACGTCTAAGTAAACGTTACTCATCACTTTAAGTCAGTCTGCTAGTCTCACGTGCATCATACAACAGCAGACGTGTGAACATGATGGGTTGAGGAGACAGATACCTTACAACATTAAGTGAGAAGGGAGAGCTAAGGAATCCCAACAGGCATACAGGCACAGAgtggtaaataataaatacataataaaacaaagagcGAGTGTTAAACAACTGATTCATACTCATTTTGCTTTTTACTTAACAGCCATGTGAatttcctgcttcctctccacCCACAGGATTCAACTTTATGATAACATTAATCCTGGCAATCTGCCCTCTTAACAAATCTTGCAGAAAGAGTACATTATGGGAGAGTTGAATAGACTTGCAGACTATTTTAGCACACAATGTTGTAGCATGACTCAGTCACCACTGagatttactgtttttactAGTAGAAAAATATCTGCTTTCCTCACTACTGTCATGGATCATgacaagttaaaacaaaactaaGCAAAATTACCACAGGCTGCCAATGGGCTGAAGGAAAATACATGGTCTGACTCAAGAGCTGcatcaaaatggaaaaatttaactcagaaaaaaaatgtccttttatAATTACAGGGAAATTGACATTTGCCAGAAATATCCAAgtgagatttgtttttcttttcattatttttaaaatttggcACATGCATGTTGGTAAAATGAACCAAAGCCAAAGAAATCCCAGAAGCTTCAACAAAACCAGTGAACAGTCAGTGTGAATGAACTTGTTTCCTTTTAACACAAGCTTTTCATGATAGAAATATCCTAATCTAGAAACAGTAGGGAAAGAAGTGAACAGGCGTTCTGATGctatcagtggtggaaagtaacaaagcACATTTATGCACTTTTACTGAACATAAGCACAAATTTGAAGTAATGCACTTTACTAgggtattttcatttaatgccAACAACTGTACTTTTAGTCCACTACAATTCTACTCTTTAGTTCACTTTCTTTGAAACCTTTAAGCTACTTTACAAATTAACGTTTCACATATGATGAACTCATAACAAAATGATAGCATTGTTATGGATTAAGCCACTAAACAGTATGTAAAATATACCCTAACCAAAGATGGTAGTTAAGTTTTACTGCATCAATGACAATCCAGTGATATACTGTGGTGAGTACCATACTGTTTAGGTCTACTGTCAGTACATTTTGCTCCTCATACTTATACTTAAGTAACATTTTCGATGCCGTCATACAGTATTACTgccacttttatttattaagatttagattaaacaaatgtttgaataaTCTAGTCAAATGTAgccaaaaaaaataacagtttgtgtttttttctcattattataatctataaataagtaaataagtatttctttcacagtaaaagccctCTGCTCTCACCTCCGGCATCTTTCCACATAGGGATCCTCTCTGTGATACTGTAAACCTCCGTGTCTCAGCGCGTCCTCAGGGTTGGCAAAAGCCtttcaggaaagaaaaacaaacttttcatcAGTGAACAGTGAATATTATGTTGCTGTCACTGCTGATGTCCTTAATTCTTTATTAATCACGGACTCACCTTTTTACGGAGCCTCACTTGTCCCGTTATTATCGCtataatgtacatttttatcagCAGCAGGACGCcgtagaaaacaaaacaggagaaaacCTCGTTCCTTATCATGACTGCCATCTCTGTTTGAACGATGCTCTGAAGTGAGTTGCACAGAGGAGTTGGTGTTTGCGTCACACAAGCTGCTGAAAGTGAGAGTGAGTCCGAGGGGAAATCTTTTTGTACTGTCGGCGATGCCTCCACCCACTCAGGTTAATCACAAGAAGCGGaaatgtttcattcatgttcCATGAATCCTGCAGTGTGAGTGGGATGCCTTGAGAAATTCCTTGTAGCCTGCGTCAAAAACTCGTTCCCTGTGGCCATAAAGTCACTATTGCAACAAAGTAAAAGTTCCCATAAAGGACTTTCTatttttctagttattattgtttttttcagctgaCTGTTTGTCCGCAGGATTtcgcaaaaagtactgaaccgatttgcatAAAatttggtggagggatgggacatGGACCACGGAAGAACCCATTCACTTTTGGTTAAAGAGGCAGATCCTGGAACTTTTAACATTGTGAGATGTTGAtgtgcattttaatattttcaatcAATTTCTCTGATCtctgggaaaaaaatcaaaatacaaatacaaatatttgtaGTGTTGAGCTCTGATTTTGTACAGTGTGTTGCAGATCCAGATGATAATCATTGGATCTCACAGATGTGTAGGATTGTTCGGCTTTGGCAGAGGTATGCTCTCTTCTAGTTCCTGATGTGagcagcattttattgttgtgcATGTACAGCTGGAGTAAAGTTGAACTACTTTTCATATTGAAGggtgtcattttaaaatctcattGGTTTTCTGTGTAGAATCATAATCTGAAAAGTTACAAGAAATTATAGACGATAGTAGGAGTAACAGGTacagtatttccctctgaaatatagTGTATAGTAGCATAAAGTAGTTGAATAAAGTATAAACttcaaaactgtacttaagcGCCTAATCGTACAGGCCCAGGTGTCCTTGAACCAGGTACGTGTGAAGAGTCGTAACCTTTCTTGTTGGAAAGTCAATCAAACAACTATAAGCGTGCATAAAACGATAAACGAATAAATCTTTTTAATGAAGTGTGTGTAATGCcagtaacaataaaacaaaactccacTTATCTCCTTCTAATGAGTCGAAGAGCAACTTTTGTACTTCCAGCCAGCATGTCTTATCATTTGCgtattttggtgtgtgtgttttggctgctGGCAAAACAAGCTGTGAGGCTGGGTGGAAAACAAGGAACATTTTCATCTATCTCAGCTCAGGTGCGAGTGGTGCCTCGATCCTGCAACCTATTTGCTCAACACCACAATCTGACATCATTTTAAGTGGTACAGTATGAGTACTGTTCTTAAACTTAACATGTAAtttgttatagattaaactacaAGTATCCTCGACCAatgacaacagtaaaatgctacttcCACATTATTGATCTGTTACAATAATCCagtaatataatgtataatgatATTACAGTAACAGAAGCTGTTTGTTTGCATAACGAATATGTCTACTTTATCATTtttcagtacattttgctgatgaaACCTACGTACTTTTACTTAAGGACAGAGTTGGAGGAAGTCTTCGGATCCTTTACCTTcctatgtaaaaatacagaagtatTATCAGGTAAATTTCATCTTTCATAACGGTACATtataatgtttattatattattgtcaGCAGGCAgcatattttatgttgtaggttgaggtggagctagttttaatcAATACAAACAGTATCTTGTTGCATATAACGATTAATCAGATTTTATAAACTGACTACCTGAGTACCTTCACTTGCAATAGATTCAtttcacattgttgtattgctacttttacttataTAAAAGATCTGAATATATCTTCCACCACTGGATATCAGGGTAATGACATTCTTCTAAAAACAAACCCTGCAAAAAGATTGATCTAATTTTAAGATAAAACAACATCACTCACACCCTATTTCTCTTCAACACCAATCAACACATTTATTGCACATTTCCTGTGTATTTCAtcttgtttatgtttgtatgaaGACTCCTCCTGGACAAGTGTCAGCCATCAGTCCCCTGAGTTTGCCAGTCCAAGGTGAGCGAGCTGCCTGAGCTGGTGTCGTCACAGCAGTCCTCAGCGTCAGAGAAGGAGGACATGTAGTGCAGGCCTGTCACTCTGTGGTAGCCTCCCTGGAGCATCTGTGGGTACGCGGTGAGCTCCATGGCCCTGCGGCCCGTCCTGCTCACTCTCACAGTCCACATGTCAACCAGCTGGGAACACATGGCACAGCCCATGGTGTGTGCAAACAGGTCAGGAGACAGattacacagatacacacagttACTCTACACATTCACACGGACGTCAGTATGCACAGTCATCCTCGCTCCATGTAATTCACCAGGAAGcaagaaacatttcattaataaaGACACCTATgacacagaaatatatttacatatactgAGATCTAATATTTACATGTACCTTTAACAAACAACTGTATTTGTAATATATTGTTAGAATATATTTGCAGGTTATCACAGTACATACCAGTTGTTGCTGTTTCATACATTGTTAAAACATGACCACATACTTTCCATATATCTGCCAGCTATATCTAAGTAGAAGGAGAAAAAGTTAGATAGATATgtggtcattttattttgcaaacattcatgtaaatgcaaataaacTGACACGTATGAGCATCATTTATTGAATATAAACAGGCTTTTAGTTAGATTAAAAAAGTTATAATTTTTTCTCATTGCACtgcatgtattgtattttattatggTACTGTGTATTTTCACTTGACTTTAAAAGTATGTTATAAATAAAGgatattactattattattattattattattattactataaatATAGGAATGgctaaatgtattttaacatggaattgttattttgtatgtttgttcAGAAAGAAAATCTCAGAGTTTTACAGTCTGATTCTGTAGGGTAAAACACTGACTGATTCCTTGCCAAAGCCTGTGAGTGTTTCCTTACGATATGTTTATCAggattttcctttctttttttcttttcaaaggcTTGCAGCAAATAAAATAGACAAGCAGGGAAAGGGAGGTAACAGCACAAAGAGGGCAGCAACTGATCGAGTTCTGTCCTGTTTTTTCAAAGAAACCAAAACACCACAGCAGTCTTACATCCAGCCCTGCCTGTAGGGCCCGATGAGGGTAATCTGGAGTTAAAAGGTCATGGAGTCATAGAAAGTTTGTCTGTCTCAGGGTGTTCTCCGTCTCTCAGAGCTGCCAGACACGGCATGTAAATATTTACAGAGGTTGGATTTTGCAAAAGCAGCTGAGCTAGAgttcacagagagaggagctgaaTCAGTGTGCACTAGACTCTCCAGCAAATCTTCTTTCAGTCCAGGAGAAAACTCATCTGGTGACTCGCTGCCCTGACGATGCTGCAGCGCTTTGATTCAGGTTTAGCTGGCTGCAGAATCCCCGCAGGACCTGTTTACAGTGGCCAACACCACTTTGATTAAtgaatcacttcctgtgtcaTGTTATTCATCTTCTCTTCAGCttgatacatatatatataatacatgcCTGTGGAAAGAAATAGATAGGAAGTCAGTGGCAGATTCCACTGTCACTATTCAAAACAAGTTAAAggacaaaatgttgttttcttgtcacagtcaatcaatcaaactttatttgtatagcagcTTTCATCCAAGTAAGTGAAGTTCAGTCTACTTTAAAAGTGACTGACAAGCTGATAATAAGACAGTACAAATGTAAAGTACGAATGCACACTTGAAatagaaattaagaaaaatatgtgaataGAACCATTAAATTAatagaaatacattaaaaacaatacaatagaTGAAGGAAAATGAATAAGAGAgaacaatgttttttaaaacatgaatacaataaaaataaatgaggaaataaaataaataatggccAAAAAATATTCAAGGCAGATTTTAAGACAGCAACATTTTGAGCTTCTCTTAGCTTCCTCGAGCCACAGCAAGCAAGTCAGACAAGAGGGGCGCTGCCGACATTAAgtggtttaaaaaacaaaaccgGAAAACATGTCTTTGATTTAGGTGTTATGTGTTTTCTCATTCTGGTTTTAGTCAGCACGCGACAGGAGGTTTCTGAATCAGCTGTTACTGATTTGCGCATCTTGTGACAAACATCTATTTTAACTTTCTGAACACGGCAGGCGAGTAGTAACTGAGGTAAAATGGGGGAACCCACTCAAGTGGTCATAATTTGGggatattaaaaatgtatgtgtacACCAGGCAGAGTTCAGTTCGTTCTGACAGCTCTAGCAATAAACACAGATCACTCCCACAAGAGTTATTTTAGCTGATTACATTACTACTCACATTCCATGTGTTGAACAACAAACTGTGGATGTTGTGTGTTCTGTACAATCAGTCagcatttttaaaacagtttcaaacCTTCAAGGGAATCACTGCAACTAATTTCTCCTTCTGAAGAGGCCGTTCTCATATTGGCACACACATTTCCATGCATAATTGGTATTTATTACAGTCAATTAATACAGCTCTCAACCTGGCCTCTTAAATCTGTCATCTGACCTTCACCGTGTAAAGCACATGTAAGAATGGAATGAGTTTAATGATGAGGGTGGAAAGGACAAGTCGTCTGCTGCTACTTGCCACACCCATCACATCCCAGTGAATGGACACAGCAGGGGCGAACCTCTTCGAGCCGGCCTCACACTCCCCTGCTGTCCTGCATTCTCACTGTATTGTTATCTGCTGATTTAATATTCAATGGTCTATAAAACTACAGCTATGGGATATTCAATTATTCATCAATATATCTGGTGTCTTCTGAAATGCATCCTGCACAGCGTAAAAAAGTAAGCATCCCGCCTTCACTGTAACCTTCATGTCGGTAATCTATAACCATGtaagtgctgtgtgtttgcatccaagctcagacacacacacacacagtgcaagaAACAAGCCGGTGTCTTTTGTGGATGCATGCTGCggatacatgtgtgtgtgtgtgtgtgtgtgtgtgtgtgtgtatgtgtctacaTGTGGAAGTCAATCCCCCggcacagttttcattttcatttttggctCTTACCTGAATTGTACAGTGTGTCTGTTCTCCTGTCTTCAAGAATGCTCAGTACGTGCATCATATCCTCTCAGCAGCCCGTGTGTTTTTCCTCTCGGTCTGCTTCTGTCTGGACTGGATACAGCTCAGCATACGTATGGGACTcgagatgacatcacagctgctcACTTAAGAgttgcttcctctctctcagatTAGTATAGTTAGCTATATTTCTTCATTGGACAACAAATAGACAACATCTCATCCTTATAGCTGCCTTTAGATCAAAACTATAAATGAGTAGTGATGATGCTGAAGTCAGAGTATCAAGGAAAGTATTAAATCTGcataaatattatttatctGGGCATGTCTAATAATGCACCTATTTTAAAGCATAGCATATGCAAGcaagcttagcataaagactagaaagaGGGAAACAGTCTGGCTTTGCCAAAAAAGTACAcacaattttacatttcattttttgtacagattaaaaaaaaaaaaacgatgtaatgtgttaattagtgagcaaGTGGAcatgttacctttggacagaacctGGTAAACTGTttcccccatttccagtctttgtgctcagTTAACAGtctcctggctctagcttcatatttaataaaCATGACAGCATATTGAGCTTCTCATCTGACTCATAGCAAGACAGTAGATAAACATCCAATGACCACTGAAGTAAACCAACAAGTGTggtttaaaatatttatcttAAAACCGTTGTCAGTATCTGTTTTTCCTGGATCTagttagagtttttttttttttttaatcatagcaaagaaaaacacatagaGATCAAAGACCAGGCAATTTTAATCATTCAACCAGTCATGATTAATTACATCAGTTATACAGACATTAAGACATCCCATTGAATTGAGTTCAACCACTTAAATTCCCGTGTTTCAAAGCATCACCATTATCATGACCACAACAgccacacactgtaaaatatagGGGAAAACATGAGCGAGTGAAATCCTGTTGTGCTGTGTGCGGGCTGATATAACTGATGAATTCTTACCAACCACAGCAATGCAATGTATTTTccagtgaaatgaaaatctcACACGCATAGCTACGTGCTgtaacacaagcaaaca
Proteins encoded in this window:
- the ptges gene encoding prostaglandin E synthase is translated as MAVMIRNEVFSCFVFYGVLLLIKMYIIAIITGQVRLRKKAFANPEDALRHGGLQYHREDPYVERCRRAHINDMENIFPFLFLGAIYSLTGPSLPVARLHFLVFFLGRVLHTVAYLLALRAPTRSLAYTVAQIPCVSMAVQILMAVAAYA